The DNA region ACAGAGAACAGTTCGTCAGCCAGAACCATGAAGTCCATTGGTGCCGCCTCACTCATCGCGCTTCTCGCTGCTACCGATGCGTTCGCCTGCACCGGAACCACCTCGCTGAGGGAGGAGGCGGGCAAGAAGGACATTCTCATCGGGTCCGGAGCGATCAATCCAACCTACCTCGACGATCCTCAGTTTGCGACCGTCCTTGCCCAGCAGTTCAACAGCCTCTCTCCCGAAAATGAGATGAAGTGGTCGTTCCTTAACCCGACCAGAGGGCACTACAACTGGGACACAATCGACCGCCTCGTTGACTTCGCGGAAGCCCACGACATGGTGGTCAAGGGCCACGGGCTCATCTCTAGCTGCTGTAACCCTGACTACCTGCTCAACATCACCGACCCCACAGCGTTTCGTGCTGCGATGACGGCTCACTTCAAGGCGGTCATGCACCGGTATGACGGCAAGGTAGATCGGTGGGACGTGGTCACTGAAGCCCTCAAAACGCAGGGCGGCGGCCTGAATGCCAACGACTTCTACAAAGTACTTGGTCCCAGCTACATAAACGATGCCTTCCGCATCGCCCGGGCAGCAGGCCCGGACGCCAAGCTGTTCATCAACGAGGGTCTCGTCGAGACACTCCCCGGCAAGCGTCAGGAACTCTACGACCTGGTCTCTGGACTCGTGGCGGACGGCGTCCCGATCGACGGAGTCGCCCTGCAGATGCACGTCACCGAAATAGCCCCGAAACCGGGCGTGATCACGGACATGGTCAACTCTTACAAGGCGCTCGGATTGGAAGTGACGATTGCTGAAATGGATGTCCACACGCTTAACGCTACGCTCCAGGCCGATATCTACGGCGCCGTCGTTGGCGAGGCTCTAAACGCAGGAATCACCGACATTAGCTTCTGGGGCTTCACGGATAAGCACGCCTATACCTGGCTGCCGGGCGCAAAGCCATTGATGTTCGATGAGTCCTACCACGCCAAGGGTGCGTTCTACGCCACTCACACTGCCCTAACGAACTTCGTCAGCGGGCCTTAGGGAATTCGAGTACCATCGAGCCATCAGAGATTGCGCTTTACTCGACTGCGGTCACAGCCCTTAATGATGTCGACAAAGAGAGTCGCGATCTTACTAGCGCGTCCGAGGAATATTCAACACTCCCGAATGCCTGATTTCTTCCATATTCATAAGGCTCTTGACAGCCTTTAACTTACACAACTTTACTAGTTAACTTAttcttattattatttaatcaagtttattgtccataccgagccctagagctatgacagaccattgTTCTGAGTACTACCCTAGGCGTAGCCTATCGTTGTACAACTCTCATGGATCACAAAGCACTCAAAATGGGAGGGACAGACATGCACTTATAGCTTTATCGAAATCGAGATGCCCAGTTCATTTATTACGGCCTACAGATGTGTACACTTGCTTTGCAGTTTGCCACTCAAGCAAGATTCAAAACGTCAATTTCTGGCTTGCATCATTCAATGTGACACCAGGAACGGGGTGGGCATTTgggatgatgaatatggcgCTATGGTCAAACTAGGATCAGACTGCCCGCAGAAAATATATGACCGGGTGAGCAGCTCAGGGTGCACATGACTGATCACTGAGCGTGCCCTGAGCAGGCCCTGGGTGCTCACTGGGTATTGACTGGTGACAGAAAATACTCACTGAGCAAGCCCCCGAGTACCTCATAAAATCCGTGGCATCCAGAAGGGGATAGTTCCACTGGCTCTAGAAAATCAAGTTCGTATAGCGACATAcacacatacatacatacaccGATATTAGATCAAGTTGGGATCTAGCTGCGCTTTCTCCGTAATGGGCACGCTTGCATGAGTCGCCCGAGTAGGTGTGAATGGTATGGATATAACTAAACCCCTAAGCCTATATATAAAAATGACTCATATCATGATAGGAATGGCTTTTCAAATGAAGTTATGAGAGGACATGAATAAATAGTCTAGCGAGAAACAGACAAACAAAATGAAGAATGGGACGGACTGGAAACGAAATATGATAGCCTGGTTAGGATAATGAAGGGGAATAAAGACAACAGCTTTCTCACACGCCAGAGTATCCGTCATATGTCTTGATAGCTTGTTCCTCTGGGATGCGCGTCAATTCATAACCGGGGACACGAACCAGAAGTTGACCAATTTCATGCGGATGAACAACGTTGAAGATGATCATGACGATGAACATCAGCGCTGCATCAAAAACATATATATAGACCTCATGGTGCAGAAGATACCCGTTATTTCCCTCGATGTATTCAGCCAATCGAAAGATGGAGCGGACCATGATCAAAAGGCTCGTCACATAGAGCACGTTCAGATGTTTGCGCCAGGGGATGTCTGGAGAGCAGGAGCGCGGAATTGGGAATTTCTTGAGCTTCCAGTTAAAATGGGTGGCCGTGATGATGAAGaacccaaagaagaagatcTGAACGAATAAGccaacgatgatgatgtgTTCGCCGTTCTTTAGACTATCCAGGCCTCCACTGCTCTGTATGCCGCCACCTAAATCTGATCAACAAACTGGTCGATGCTACAAGTCATCATTATGAAATGCCTACCAGCTCCTTGCAACAAGAATGAAAGCACGTCGCCAGTCACAAAAATCTTGGTCAaccacttcttcttcaacaacgAATGTGATTCGGCTTGTAAAACCAGGATAATGCGACCAAGGAACATGTATATCGAGGCCGCTAGGAGAGCCGGTGCGAGCAAAAGGAACAATGTCTGCACAATATAGGGTCCCAGTGTCCAATCTGGGCTTTCCTTGCTGGACACGGCACGTCCAATATATCCGACAATTTCAACTAGGCAGATCAGCACGGCTCCAGCCTAACAAATGTAACAAGTGCACTGACAGATTCCCCCGATAACAAAGGGGATGAAAAACCACATGCGAGTCTTGAACAGTTGAAAAATATGATACCCCGTGGTGCCCATAAAAAGCAGGATGAAAAGAACGGCGCCGCCCATACTAGGATCGTAGCGATAAAAGGCAAAGACAGCGTCGCTGGAATCCCTCGAGTTCAACATTTTGGCGTGAACAACAAGCGAGCTCAAAACCGATTCACAAAAGGAAGGTAACTGGAGTTCCCAGACACATGTAGCCAAGGATACCGAAGTAGGATAGAGTGTGTAGGTGTGAAACTGTAGAAAAGAGCGGAAAGCCTCCTAGAAGGACAGAGAAGAATCTTGTTGCTCTAAGAGACATATCCAATCTTCTAGTTGAGTGTCTTATATGACACCCAACGGGTACATTGGCTGTGAACAAAAATAGTTAGCGGATCCGCACTAGCAAAATAGAGCAATACTGTACCATGTAGAGGTTTGTGACTACATAGGCTAGTTAATGCTAATCGACCGATCTAGGAACGTCCAATTTGCATTGCTGCCAGACCGAAGAATACGAACACGGGTGGGGTGGTGGATCCGTGGGCACTAGGCGCCATCGACTATAGGTTTAAGAAAGCTAAGCACTATGAGCGACCAAAAGATCAGATCAGAAGCCGTGCTCGTTTTCGTATAAGTTTGGAGTCATCTTGTTAGTACAATCAATCCGCATCAATTCCGAATGAAAGTCCATGGGGTTAAAATaggaaataaaaaaaataaaaagaccCTACTCCGGCGTGGCGAAGAACAAAGTTTAGAATCAGGGGCTGGGGTTATTTGCACATATGATTGTTCACTAGGCCCGGTCTCTTGTTCGACTTTGTCTTACCGAGAAGACAGGATTGTCGAATTTCAATCATCCTCTTGACATTTCTATGTCGTCGATTCCCCCTCGACTATTCGCCTACCTCATTGAGACCGGCAACCTCTCTGGCCTTcgcctgtagagcccgaacagaggCCATTACAACACAAAGGCAAAGATGGCTCACTAAGGAGCTTGGaaagcgatcccaacaaggtcaacgaacatacaggccacagaagaactggcggctcaacCCTGCAGTGGCAACGGCTCCCAAGCAGCTAGCAAGCCGCTATTTTCGACTGAAGTCGGGACATGCAGCTATAGGAGCACACCTACATCAGATCCGGGTccaggaggatgcaacctgtgagggatgtggtatatcaagggaaaCAACACACCATTTTCTTGCTGATCTTACCTTGGTCATGTGTCGGCAGACGGATACACTGTTTGAGTATAGCATCGACAATAAACTTTGCACCCAAAGTCAGAAATGAGGAAGTCGGGGTAACTATTTTTCTGAATCAGGTTCAGAGTATCAATCTCGGGGTGGTGATGCCGCCTGCTAATAGCACCGCTAACTCCACAAATTCGACTCTAGCACCTAATTTCCACTTTCCGGTCACTGGGCTTTGGAAGTGACGAGAAGAACATACTGCGTTATCCATTGCACCTGTCCCAACCACTTGGCTTCAAGATCTCATTCGCCTGATCATCCACGCGGAGAGTGAAATACACTACATATTCTATGCTGCTTCTAGCGCTCGCCCTAGTGAAACCCATAGACCAGGTTACGCACCGGCAACCATCGTGAGTGGTGGCGATGGGCCATTCACAGGTATGTGACTTCGTATTGCCCTGTGACTTCGCTGTATGTATGAGACCTTGGACTGACGATTCGCTTATAGGGTCTCTTATAGGAGTCTATGCGACTAGCAATGGCGGAAGTGGGACGACTTCGTCCTACAATTCTCGTTGGAGACATCAGGGCATTAGGCAAGCGATCGCAGATGGACATTATGAGATGGCTATGTAGATCTGCGGACTGTCAAACCCACAAGCGAGCCGACCACCCACCACAATTGCAAAAGAAAGCCTTTTTCCCAATTCAAAATTCGATTTAGTAGCTTATAGAAAGCCAAATTATTAATGTGATTGGGACATCGCATTGTTTTATCGCGGATACTGATTCTGGAGATACTGTCAATATGGCCTTTTTAGTCTAGTTCCCACCTTGTATTGATTTCAAATTTTCCCTAGACCAGTTAGGTACTCGCAGCACCCGCCAACCTACTTATCATTCCTACTGCAGACacagagaaaagaaaaaaaaagtatgAGAGACAAAATATAGCCCTGTGCCATAATTGGAAGACACTACTAGAAGCTGTCCACTCTTGAAAGTACACGTTTTCGTCGATGATTACGTGACGAAGTAACCATAATATGCAAAACTTGAGGCGTATACCTAGTGGGTGGTCAAGGATATCTCTGGCCGAATATTATAATGACCCAGCATTGCTAGATAAACTTTCTTTACGATATGCGCATCGCTTTCAATCCAGCCAATATGACCGAGAATTTTTCCCCTCACATTCCAATGGAAAAGCCTTCTGGAAGGCACAGATCTGAGATAGGAAATTCAACCCAACCTATATTTAACTCCTGGCTGATCATCCCAACGTGACCGCAAATCTTGGCGGTGCACCCCTCCAGACAAGGAACTGGGAACTCCATAATTAGTGGAAGTGCTGCCGGGGGACATGGAGACGGTAATGACACTTTATCGTGAACTCACCGGCGGGCTACACCGCTACAGCGTATGACCCATCAGCCTGGCAATCCAACTTCACTGAATGTCCGAGGATTGactggcgttactttgatgCTCAAGACGTCTCCCTGCTCTGCGAATTTAGCTATGGCTTGAACTACGCCGGCCTTGAACTGGCGCAGCCAATCCGTAGTTAGTTATCCGATCTACGAGCCAAAGATTCAAGGCATACCTCTCGGCATCGAACTGCATTCACCCAGGCGGCACCCAGTGCATATCCCAGAAACTCGATGACAGTATTAAACAGATGTCATttcatcattgatatcaTCATGTCCAAATCATCATCGCAACGAGAGACAGGAAAAAAGGTAGTACCGTTAGGAATGTGAACCCCTCGGGATGAAAAAGACATTGCTCTACTCTTGGCGGCCACCGTCCGCCGTAGCTTCCGCCTGGATGATCGGCGCACTCGTCCCTTAACTCCCTTTTTCCCTTGTACTCCTCTACTCCTCTGGCCTCCCTTTCTCCCTAATTGCTCTCTTGCACTGATAATACTCTCATTTATATGACCATGCTGGTTTCGGACGTGAGACATGCCTCATCTGTGGGCGAAGAAGTAGCAGCCCCCAACAGTCAAAAGGCGCGGAAAAGACACCGCATGCGCCACACTAAATCTCGCCATGGGTGTTTGACGTGCAAATCCCGAAGGGTTAAAGTAAGTTTGCATTCTTGATCTGCTTCATCTAGTTGCCGGTCCTACACCTACGGCTATTTACTGACCTACTCTGGTCGTCTCCCTACAGTGTGATGAAGCTCGTCCTGTATGTGGCGCCTGCTCTTCTCGTGGGGAGCCATGCTCCTTCCCTGACAAAACCGGGATTCCCTGCAAGCCAAACAGCCCCTCTCGGATGCGAGAAGCAGGGCCACGCGCCCGGAGTGGCGGTGTTCCCCATGATCTACAACCCTATCTAGAACCATTGGAGGCCGATACAGCGGGGACTCCCCAGTCAGTAAACGAGGACCTACTGGAAATGGGCAATCTCCTCATGATGCAGTTTTATCATCTGCACACAGCCAAAAAGATGTCCGCAGATCAAAAACGGGCCCGGGTCTGGCAGCGGGTGATTCCCCACCTCGCCGGAAGGAATCGTTATCTTATGCACCTGCTCCTCGCTTTGGGTGGCATACACATGATCACAGAGCGGCTGAGGCACAGGACTGCTGAAGAAAGCGACTTGTCTGAAACAGTGGATCTTCGGGCTGTTATGAGGCATCATCAGAAAGGGCTAGAAGACTTCAGAGAGGATATGGCGCAAATATCCAACTCTAATGCTGAGGCTGTCTACGCCGGCTCTCTACTTCTGGCTGGATTTATCTTCGCATCCCTCCAGGTCCCTGAGCTCAACCCAAATGTTACAACTGCCAATTCGGTCTCTGTTCCCCATGGTCCGACCTTAAACAGACAATTTCCCCAGACATCTGACAGGCTCCAGCTAAGCTGGCTGCATCTGATCCGAGGGGTCTCGAGCGTGATCCAGGATCAATGGTCAACCTTGAAGGCTAGCTGCTTGCGGCCAATGGCGCTTCACTTCCACGGGGATGAGTACTGGAAAGACCTGCCTTTTGCTTCCTCCTTGTCCCGGCTCAGTCATTGTTCACCGCGCCTGTTGGTATTTGTTCAGGGAGCTAGTCAAGCCATTGCAGATCTGAGAACCTCCTGGGCCGCCACTTGGCTTGTCAGTAACAATGGGTCCGACTTAACTGACTCACCTACGTCTCTTCCTTCATCAACATCTGATGGGGCAGTTGACGAGCAATCAAGAACTATTGATATCTTGGAGAAGTTTTATTCGCGCATCATTGAAGCCGTGCAGTGCTCAATCAATGAGCATATTTTCCCAGACGAGTCTGACATTCAGGCCAATTTTGAAGAAGCTACAGTGGTCTCTTGGCCTTCTCTGATTTCCAGTGACTTTATCAGCTTGCTTGAGACTCACGACCAAGTGGGTCTTATCTGGGGACATTCCTGGGCCATCCTAGCTCATTTCTATGTCATCAATACGCTGATAGACCGCTGGTACTTGAAAGGCTCCTTTGAAGGGGAGATCCTCAAGATTTGTGACTCTGTCTGTAGTTCATTCAATGCTCAATTGGGTCAGCTCACAATGTGGCTTGTGAAAATTGTGACCTCATGACCAAATCCAATGTATCGTCTGACTTATTGAAATTGGCCATGCCAATAATCAACCTGCTTCGTCCTTTCACGGACCCAGCTGCGCGCAGAGACCTGCTAATGTGTCCTTACGGAGGATACGCATGGTGCATATCCAGCCTTGTGTTCTTTCATTTTTGGGGCACTTGAACCTCGTTAAACCACTCAACGTTCATACTACGTGATGGAAGCAATCAGGCCCTCCGCTATCTGCACTATAAAATGCCTTGGAAATTCCTTGGTGTTGAATATAAGGTCTCTCCTtgttatgggctaagcccgtagtgctaatgactagctatcacacaaaagatttcgttgaagaagaaaagaacggaGGTCCGATCGGACGGctctatatacaaatgtacatcgtgcggggtaggtagcctggtaacccctccgatcatcccTCCGAATaccatatcatttattctacaggcgcagcctgtgacactcCTGTCTCTCTATTCCCACTAGGAGATCACCCTTCCCGCTTGGCTTTCATTCTGGCTTTATTCTGATTGCGCCCGTCAGTTGTGTTCATTTACTGTTCCAGTGTCCACCATGCCTGAACTAATATGGGTTCATATCGAGGCGTGTGGTGTGACTGATCCAcgagaagattggacctgtAGCGGGATCTCGCGCAAAGGGGAATCGTGGTTCCAATGGGATGTTTTTCCGTCTACAGAAGAGATAACATTGAGTACAAAGCGCGCAACCCTCAGCATAAATGGAGATGATGCTGAAGATTAAACTTTTGCTTACCCAACTGTCACAGGCTACTGTAGAAGCGAATGCTGAATAAGGAAGTATGATTGATTGGTTGTTCCTAGAACGAATTGTAGCTATATACACATTGGCAACAAGGGGGCGGGGCCGCCATGACAGACCAATCAAATCATATCACAGTATAAGAGAGCCAATCGGATAGACCACTAAATGGAGCGCTATATCAACCTCACTCCGACAGATGACTACGCGAGATCGACCCCAGGGGCAGGCGGTGCCCATAAACAGTATGCTCCGACAGTAAGTCCCATGATCTGGTGCCTTGGTACAGCGAATCAATTTCCCGAACGCCATCCTCGACACGCATATGCAAGCCTTTGCTGCAATGCCAATTCTGCTAAACGTGTTTGGTTACCTGTGTGTATAACCTATGCAATGATCGCTCCTACAGGATGAGTAAGCTCGGATCCAATTTGCTTGAATCTTGCTCCCGAGTCTCTGGAAATGATATATTCAAAGCAAGTCATGGTAATCAGAGCGAGGGAGTCGGCTGGTCGAACTGCTGTAGTTGTCAATATGGCATTTCAGTATTAAATATTAATATATAATCCCGCCCCTCGGAACTTCAGTGCTCCTTGCCGAACTTGGAACGTGACCACTTATTTATATTTGACCGACGCAGAAATATGAATCAAAACCTGGGAATTTCATCCCAACGAGAAAAAGCCACCATATCAGGAGAGGTGAGCACAGGTTTTTGAACAATCCCAATCAGCGAAAATTCGTAAAAAATTTGCTATGTTCGGGGGTATGCTGCGGCTTGGGCTAACATTCCTTTCCCAGACTGTATTCACCTCTGCCTAGCCCAGTAAGTGTGAATAGTATCAATGGCAGCATAAGCCAGAGCGAATTCGATCTTTTCAACTCATCAAATGGTGAAGACCCCGGAAGTCTGGCATGGTCTCTTCATAGCCACAGAGGCGATGTACAGCAAGAGAACCATTTGTACTCCATAGAGAAAGTGGTGGAAAGGCCATTGCGAAGGCAGCAGCAAAGGCGTAGGAACAATTTGCTAGGACATTTTCTAACGTTCGTGTAGCTGtaagccgaagaagaaaattcttTCACTCAGAAAATCTAGATCTCGAGATTGACTTCGACTCATCGACCGGGAGCTAACCCAGATTTAGAGAAGATCCGGAGCTACCAGGGATTGAGCCATGAATTGCCTAGTAAGAGGAAAGACGGCTGCCTGCCACAACAAGTTAGTCTCCGTGGCGCAATAGGTTAGCGCGTCTGACTGTTAATCAGGAGGTTGGAAGTTCGAGCCTTCCCGGGGACGActttttttgtctttttccCCTCCACACATCTTGTTTTTggccttcttttctcctaCAATATCACGTCCGGCAACACTTCTTTTTATTCAACTCTTTTCTTCgatttatttttattttctgATATTATTCACTTCCCGCGAGGCGTGATCCGGAAGGGGGCAGGCAGTGACCAGTGACAGTTACATACGAACTGCATGGCAGACCAAGCAACCTTGAATGAAAGCCCATGTTTCATCTTGAGCAAGAACACAGAGGTCATGGTATATCGTCCGCCATATCCTTATCATATCTGATTAACGCACTTTCCCGGACACCCATATCAGGCGATTCGTGGTCATTGCGATAACAGCCGCTAGCGATGCGTCCGTCCTCTTTGCGAGTCTCATGGGTACGACATAAAAGACCGAACATTGATACGGGTACTCCTTTCAAATTGGAACTCAGGGCGGCGGAATGGATTCGATTATGGGCCACTGCTGGACATTTCCCGCGTCGCCCGTTCGCCGGAATTGAGACCCGGATAAATTGACATGGGCGGGGGAGCAGACCTATCGAACACCATCATATGTGTCCGATCGTGCTATGATGCCCCACGATCATCCAGTGCATGTATGAAGACGTTCCTTTATGCCTTAACGGAGCAGGCTAAGATCATTCGTCTCCGTGGCGCAATAGGTTAGCGCGTCTGACTGTTATGCTCAAGGGCTGTTATCAGGAGGTTGGAAGTTCGAGCCTTCCCGGGGACGATTaggtttttgttttttttacCCCTAAGGGTTTGGGCTGGTGTCTCTTTGCGCTAACCCATACAAACCCCCAGGCTTGCGTTTGTTCATGCGCGCAAAGGTTTTCCAATGAGGCTATCCCAACGCTTCGTCCGCAAATCTTAATATTGCTCGGCTCGAGTGCCATGTTATCAACGACCTCAACTGTTTACGGTGATCGCAATGGCCATTATCGTGCTGACCATAGTGAGGTTTGAACACTTCGACATGGCCACATAATTCCACGTCCGGAAAAACACCGTTCGCTCAACCTGAGCTTTCCGTCGCCCCTGGAACAGGGACCGTATGTGAATTCAAACTTACCACAATGCCATTCACACATCAGTTCTGTATCACAACGGGATATCAGATGTGCTCGAATCGTCGTTTTTTGATAGTAGTTACGAGGGTTTTTAGAACGTGACAATGTCATTGAAGAGTTTTTTCGGATGACGTTTTTTTTGTACCACACCTTGGCTGCATATGCTTCGTTGGCTGTAACACTGGAATTAGAATCTCAACTATATATCTCTCAATAAGCGAGTGTGTAGAGCAAACGATCTGGGCTCATATCAACGTTATCTTATCGATAAATTTTATCGAAAGAATCGAGATCGCCGATTCATCTTGAGCTCACCTCCGTTAGcttttcatcctcctcacttattttcttctgcttcacATCCCAGTTGGTATTCCGGATGAAGCTGAATAAAGATTAATCTATTGAAAATCTCTCAAATTGTTGTATAAAAAGCAATGGAGAGCGAGGCACCGTTCACCGTGGGCACTGACGTCGACGCGCAACCGCGGTCCAGACCAGCTAGCACGAAGAGTCCAGTACAAGTGCATGTTGATTCCCAAACACCTCTGCTACAGGGAAGCAGTAGTCCGCCAAGCTATGAAGAACCGAGACTCCCAGAGGATACTTCGGATGCGCCCGTCACAGAGCCCAGGAAATCTTGGAGAAGTGCCAGTGTGAGTAAGACAGCCATTTCAGTCGGTATTCGGTGCTGACCCAGTACTCAACTAGATCTTCTGGCTACTACCATTCCTCTTATTATATATGATCGGTTTTGGTGGGACAGTTGTACCGAAAGTCAACCTGATCCTTACGCTGCTTTGCAGAGACTATTTCGCGGAGAAAGCGGCCAAAGATCCAAACTTTACATATCTTCCAGTCCTACTAGGTGATGATAACGCGCAGTGTCGCATTCCCGAGGTCCATTCTCTCGTGGCCCAATTCCAATTGTATTTGAATTTGCTGGCAGGAATTTTATCGGCTCTGGCTAGTCCTAAACTAGGTCAACTCTCAGACCGCTACGGCAGGACTAGAATAATCGCGCTGGGCACGCTTGGTGCTGTACTGTCGGA from Aspergillus chevalieri M1 DNA, chromosome 2, nearly complete sequence includes:
- a CDS encoding endo-1,4-beta-xylanase (CAZy:GH10;~COG:G;~EggNog:ENOG410PW9N;~InterPro:IPR017853,IPR001000;~PFAM:PF00331;~SECRETED:SignalP(1-20);~go_function: GO:0004553 - hydrolase activity, hydrolyzing O-glycosyl compounds [Evidence IEA];~go_process: GO:0005975 - carbohydrate metabolic process [Evidence IEA]), which gives rise to MKSIGAASLIALLAATDAFACTGTTSLREEAGKKDILIGSGAINPTYLDDPQFATVLAQQFNSLSPENEMKWSFLNPTRGHYNWDTIDRLVDFAEAHDMVVKGHGLISSCCNPDYLLNITDPTAFRAAMTAHFKAVMHRYDGKVDRWDVVTEALKTQGGGLNANDFYKVLGPSYINDAFRIARAAGPDAKLFINEGLVETLPGKRQELYDLVSGLVADGVPIDGVALQMHVTEIAPKPGVITDMVNSYKALGLEVTIAEMDVHTLNATLQADIYGAVVGEALNAGITDISFWGFTDKHAYTWLPGAKPLMFDESYHAKGAFYATHTALTNFVSGP
- a CDS encoding RTA1 domain-containing protein (COG:S;~EggNog:ENOG410PN5J;~InterPro:IPR007568;~PFAM:PF04479;~TransMembrane:7 (o20-40i47-66o86-111i123-141o161-184i205-227o239-259i);~go_component: GO:0016021 - integral component of membrane [Evidence IEA]), whose product is MLNSRDSSDAVFAFYRYDPSMGGAVLFILLFMGTTGYHIFQLFKTRMWFFIPFVIGGIFEIVGYIGRAVSSKESPDWTLGPYIVQTLFLLLAPALLAASIYMFLGRIILVLQAESHSLLKKKWLTKIFVTGDVLSFLLQGAGGGIQSSGGLDSLKNGEHIIIVGLFVQIFFFGFFIITATHFNWKLKKFPIPRSCSPDIPWRKHLNVLYVTSLLIMVRSIFRLAEYIEGNNGYLLHHEVYIYVFDAALMFIVMIIFNVVHPHEIGQLLVRVPGYELTRIPEEQAIKTYDGYSGV
- a CDS encoding Zn(II)2Cys6 transcription factor (COG:S;~EggNog:ENOG410PZZF;~InterPro:IPR036864,IPR021858,IPR001138;~PFAM:PF00172;~go_function: GO:0000981 - DNA-binding transcription factor activity, RNA polymerase II-specific [Evidence IEA];~go_function: GO:0008270 - zinc ion binding [Evidence IEA];~go_process: GO:0006355 - regulation of transcription, DNA-templated [Evidence IEA]) translates to MLVSDVRHASSVGEEVAAPNSQKARKRHRMRHTKSRHGCLTCKSRRVKCDEARPVCGACSSRGEPCSFPDKTGIPCKPNSPSRMREAGPRARSGGVPHDLQPYLEPLEADTAGTPQSVNEDLLEMGNLLMMQFYHLHTAKKMSADQKRARVWQRVIPHLAGRNRYLMHLLLALGGIHMITERLRHRTAEESDLSETVDLRAVMRHHQKGLEDFREDMAQISNSNAEAVYAGSLLLAGFIFASLQVPELNPNVTTANSVSVPHAKLAASDPRGLERDPGSMVNLEG